A stretch of the Myxococcus guangdongensis genome encodes the following:
- a CDS encoding ROK family protein, whose amino-acid sequence MPTLGIDLGGTFARAAVVDEAGKMLASTKVALDERSPSGVVETIARAASEAVKSAGVPVDGCGVGAAAQIHKDSGVLSVAPNLGWRNVPLGQMLTDRLKQPVKVVNDLSAAAWGELHAGAGRGAQDLLVVFVGSGVGSAIVAGGRLLEGAGGVAAELGHIKVVPDGRRCGCGEQGCLEAYTGGHNLIAQSKELLVAGRAPVLAKLVEDDASRLTPVSLEQAAEAGDEAAREVYERAARFLALAVANQVTVLNPARLILGGGVLNHCPGMRRRVLDGVRAWASQTSREGLLIADAELGDDSGLIGAALLAA is encoded by the coding sequence ATGCCGACGTTGGGAATCGACCTGGGGGGGACGTTCGCTCGAGCCGCCGTGGTGGACGAGGCGGGGAAGATGCTCGCGTCGACCAAGGTGGCGCTCGACGAGCGCAGCCCGTCCGGGGTGGTGGAGACCATCGCCAGGGCCGCCTCGGAGGCGGTGAAGTCCGCGGGCGTGCCGGTGGACGGCTGCGGCGTGGGCGCGGCCGCGCAGATCCACAAGGACTCGGGGGTGCTGTCGGTGGCCCCCAACCTGGGCTGGCGCAACGTGCCGCTGGGCCAGATGCTCACCGACCGGCTGAAGCAGCCGGTGAAGGTGGTGAATGACTTGTCCGCCGCCGCGTGGGGTGAGCTGCACGCGGGCGCGGGCCGTGGCGCGCAGGACCTGCTGGTGGTGTTCGTCGGCTCGGGCGTGGGCAGCGCCATCGTCGCCGGCGGGCGCCTGCTGGAGGGCGCGGGCGGCGTGGCGGCCGAGCTGGGCCACATCAAGGTCGTCCCCGACGGGCGGCGCTGCGGCTGCGGCGAGCAGGGCTGCCTGGAGGCGTACACCGGGGGCCACAACCTCATCGCGCAGTCGAAGGAGCTGCTCGTCGCGGGCCGCGCCCCGGTGCTGGCGAAGCTGGTGGAGGACGACGCCTCCAGGCTGACGCCGGTGTCGCTGGAGCAGGCGGCGGAAGCAGGCGACGAGGCCGCTCGGGAGGTGTATGAGCGGGCCGCCCGGTTCCTGGCGTTGGCGGTGGCCAACCAGGTGACGGTGTTGAACCCGGCGAGGCTCATCCTGGGCGGTGGGGTGTTGAACCACTGCCCTGGCATGCGGCGCCGGGTGTTGGACGGTGTGAGGGCGTGGGCGTCCCAGACGTCCCGCGAGGGGTTGCTCATCGCCGACGCGGAGCTCGGCGACGACAGCGGCCTCATTGGTGCGGCACTGCTGGCCGCGTGA
- a CDS encoding phosphomannomutase/phosphoglucomutase — protein MNAHIFREYDIRGLVDKDLTAEVVELLGKGLGTIIRRNGGRFIAVGRDCRESSTRFRDSLCAGLTSTGLNVFDVGVVPTPLTYFAANTLPVDGLAMITGSHNPPEYNGFKIGAGKTTFHSHEIQALRRLIEARDFEVSATPGTVTPFDIITPYNHFVRQTVKVGRKGMKIVIDAGNGTGGAIAVPLFESMGFDVVPLFCEMDATFPNHHPDPTVVENLQDLIAAVKREKAEVGIAYDGDSDRIGVIDDQGNILWGDQLMVLFSRYVLKDSPGAAIVGEVKCSYTLYDDIAKRGGKPVMWKAGHSLIKAKMKEEHAELAGEMSGHIFFKNRYFGFDDAVYSSARLLEILTHEKQKMSELLADVPKTYASPELRFDTKEEKKFEMVKRATETLRAAGHDIIDVDGVRVTFPDGWGLIRASNTQPILVLRFEANTPERLKEIQALIEGTVAQVQREVGG, from the coding sequence ATGAACGCGCATATCTTCCGCGAGTACGACATCCGGGGTCTGGTGGACAAGGACCTCACGGCCGAAGTGGTGGAGCTCCTGGGCAAGGGCCTGGGCACCATCATCCGCCGCAACGGCGGCCGCTTCATCGCCGTGGGCCGCGACTGCCGCGAGTCCTCCACCCGCTTCCGCGACTCGCTCTGTGCCGGCCTGACGTCCACGGGCCTCAACGTCTTCGACGTGGGCGTGGTGCCCACGCCGCTGACCTACTTCGCCGCCAACACCCTGCCGGTGGATGGCCTGGCCATGATTACCGGCAGCCACAACCCGCCCGAGTACAACGGCTTCAAGATTGGCGCGGGCAAGACGACCTTCCACAGCCACGAAATCCAGGCGCTGCGCCGCCTCATCGAGGCGCGTGACTTCGAGGTCTCCGCGACGCCCGGCACCGTGACGCCGTTCGACATCATCACCCCCTACAACCACTTCGTCCGCCAGACGGTGAAGGTGGGTCGCAAGGGGATGAAGATCGTCATCGACGCGGGCAACGGCACCGGCGGCGCCATCGCCGTCCCGCTGTTCGAGAGCATGGGCTTCGACGTGGTGCCCCTGTTCTGCGAGATGGACGCGACGTTCCCCAACCACCACCCGGACCCCACGGTGGTGGAGAACCTCCAGGACCTCATCGCCGCGGTGAAGCGCGAGAAGGCCGAGGTGGGCATCGCCTACGACGGCGACAGCGACCGCATCGGCGTCATCGACGACCAGGGCAACATCCTCTGGGGCGACCAGCTCATGGTCCTCTTCAGCCGCTACGTGCTCAAGGACAGCCCGGGCGCGGCCATCGTCGGCGAAGTCAAGTGCAGCTACACGCTGTACGACGACATCGCCAAGCGCGGCGGCAAGCCCGTGATGTGGAAGGCGGGCCACTCGCTCATCAAGGCGAAGATGAAGGAGGAGCACGCGGAGCTGGCCGGTGAGATGAGCGGCCACATCTTCTTCAAGAACCGCTACTTCGGCTTCGACGACGCGGTGTACTCGTCCGCGCGCCTGCTGGAAATCCTCACCCACGAGAAGCAGAAGATGTCGGAGCTGCTCGCGGACGTGCCGAAGACGTACGCCAGCCCCGAGCTGCGCTTCGACACGAAGGAGGAGAAGAAGTTCGAGATGGTCAAGCGCGCCACGGAGACGCTGCGCGCGGCGGGCCACGACATCATCGACGTGGACGGCGTGCGCGTGACGTTCCCCGACGGCTGGGGCCTCATCCGCGCCTCCAACACCCAGCCCATCCTGGTGCTGCGCTTCGAGGCCAACACGCCCGAGCGCCTCAAGGAGATTCAAGCCCTCATCGAGGGCACCGTGGCCCAGGTGCAGCGCGAGGTGGGAGGGTGA
- a CDS encoding protein kinase domain-containing protein, producing the protein MACSHCAVEHPVGSVCPRAPSLEGQRHGPLVLGAPLGSGALGTVYLAEHTPTGHRFAVKVLHPHLAAQPVVRSRFLMEARALRSLKHRHVARVLDARLGPAGLPCMLMEHAEGEPFSKLPMPLAPAEVVLVLAQALCALEVAHAQGRVHGGLSADSLVLTWDSRGERRVKVLGFGSREVLTASLSREERACGMVVGSPAFLAPEQWAQDAVDGRTDIYALGVVGYLLATGRLPFGFGRVGALSPAAPHELNPRVPRALSDVLLRALSQRPSERYPDAVCFREALLDSQGIGRVRPAPPQRTRTSRGSISLFGHILPEDDATPLHRALREVAYEQVPTAELTPPKMESPRGLLVRLGLATDAELVPVRLGDVTVDGFFATWAGVLPPLASQLPVELTFRGRKVACDCDVVRHVTREEARTWNGESGLHVQFAGDAARELLAHALGLGKGPSALEAEPVPDAELARVLSRAAVVEKDPYALLGALPHEDFEAVRRRATSALRRLNLFRQRTLPLGQRQALEALLRRVEAAGRMLGDAVSRAGYDATRGNLAGVARCLDAGLADEQAEVMRGAFLAARPLAESRARALFTQGHALEVRGQHDAALERYAEALALDPLNASWLRHYQALRGQARHEVPLSVEGAGVEAVAH; encoded by the coding sequence ATGGCTTGCAGTCACTGCGCGGTGGAGCATCCGGTGGGGTCGGTGTGTCCTCGAGCGCCGTCCCTGGAGGGGCAGCGGCATGGCCCGCTGGTGCTGGGCGCGCCGTTGGGCTCGGGGGCGTTGGGCACGGTGTACCTGGCGGAGCACACGCCCACGGGGCACCGCTTCGCGGTGAAGGTGCTGCACCCGCACCTGGCGGCCCAGCCGGTGGTGCGCTCGCGCTTCCTCATGGAGGCCCGCGCGCTGCGCTCGCTCAAGCACCGCCATGTCGCGCGGGTGCTGGACGCGCGCCTCGGCCCCGCGGGGCTGCCGTGCATGCTGATGGAGCACGCGGAAGGGGAGCCCTTCTCGAAGCTGCCCATGCCGCTGGCTCCCGCGGAGGTGGTGCTGGTGCTGGCCCAGGCGCTGTGCGCGCTGGAGGTCGCCCACGCGCAGGGCCGCGTGCACGGTGGACTGAGCGCGGACAGCCTGGTGCTGACGTGGGATTCGCGCGGGGAGCGGCGGGTGAAGGTGCTGGGCTTCGGCTCGCGCGAGGTGCTCACCGCCAGCCTGTCCCGCGAGGAGCGCGCGTGCGGCATGGTGGTGGGCTCGCCCGCGTTCCTCGCGCCGGAGCAGTGGGCGCAGGACGCGGTGGACGGGCGCACGGACATCTACGCCTTGGGCGTGGTGGGCTACCTGCTGGCCACGGGTCGGCTGCCCTTCGGCTTCGGACGCGTGGGGGCGCTGTCGCCCGCGGCGCCGCATGAGCTCAACCCTCGCGTGCCGCGCGCGCTGTCGGACGTGCTGCTGCGCGCGCTGTCGCAGCGCCCCTCAGAGCGGTACCCGGACGCGGTCTGTTTCCGGGAGGCGCTGCTGGACAGCCAGGGCATCGGCCGGGTGCGGCCCGCGCCCCCGCAGCGCACGCGCACGTCGCGGGGGAGCATCTCCCTCTTCGGCCACATCCTCCCGGAGGACGACGCCACGCCGCTGCACCGCGCGCTGCGCGAGGTCGCCTACGAGCAGGTGCCGACGGCCGAGCTGACGCCGCCGAAGATGGAGTCGCCCCGGGGGCTGCTCGTGCGGCTGGGGCTGGCCACGGACGCGGAGCTGGTGCCCGTGCGCCTGGGTGACGTGACGGTGGATGGCTTCTTCGCCACGTGGGCGGGGGTGCTGCCTCCGCTCGCCTCGCAGCTCCCGGTGGAGCTGACGTTCCGGGGCCGCAAGGTGGCGTGCGACTGCGACGTGGTCCGCCATGTCACGCGCGAGGAGGCGCGGACGTGGAACGGTGAGTCGGGGCTGCACGTGCAGTTCGCGGGGGACGCGGCGCGGGAGCTGCTGGCGCACGCGCTCGGGTTGGGCAAGGGCCCGAGCGCGCTGGAGGCGGAGCCGGTGCCGGACGCGGAGCTGGCCCGGGTGCTGTCGCGCGCGGCGGTGGTGGAGAAGGACCCGTACGCGCTGCTCGGCGCGCTGCCGCACGAGGACTTCGAGGCGGTGCGCCGCCGCGCCACCTCGGCGCTGCGCCGGCTGAACCTCTTCCGTCAGCGCACCCTGCCGTTGGGACAGCGTCAGGCGCTGGAGGCGCTGCTGCGCCGCGTGGAGGCGGCGGGCCGCATGCTGGGCGACGCGGTGTCACGCGCCGGTTACGACGCCACGCGGGGGAACCTCGCGGGGGTCGCCCGCTGCCTCGACGCGGGGCTGGCGGACGAGCAGGCGGAGGTGATGCGCGGCGCCTTCCTCGCGGCGCGTCCGCTGGCGGAGTCGCGGGCCCGGGCGCTCTTCACGCAGGGCCATGCGCTGGAGGTCCGCGGCCAGCACGACGCGGCCCTGGAGCGCTACGCGGAGGCGCTGGCGTTGGACCCGCTCAACGCCTCCTGGCTGCGCCACTACCAGGCCCTGCGCGGGCAGGCGCGCCACGAGGTGCCGCTCTCCGTCGAGGGCGCGGGCGTGGAGGCCGTTGCGCACTGA
- a CDS encoding helix-turn-helix domain-containing protein: MMMPSRPVGELLREWRQRRSLSQLDLACRAEVSARHVSFLETGRSTPSRDMLLHLAEELDVPLRERNTLLMAAGFAPVYSENELDGPRMTAAREAVELVLSGHEPYPALAVDRHWHLVTANRAVGVLLEGIPGELLQPPVNVLRLSLHPDGLGRRILNLEQWRTHVLARLQRQVSTTADATLAELLEELRGMGPVPDGAAEPDYAGVVVPLRIMTPRGVLSFIGTTTVFGTPVDITLAELAIESFFPADAATGDLLRRAAAEAARHSDA, from the coding sequence ATGATGATGCCGAGCCGTCCGGTGGGAGAGTTGCTGCGCGAGTGGCGTCAGCGCCGCAGCCTGAGTCAGCTGGACCTGGCGTGCCGCGCGGAGGTGTCCGCCCGACACGTGAGCTTCCTGGAGACGGGCCGCTCCACGCCGAGCCGGGACATGCTGCTGCACCTGGCCGAGGAGCTGGACGTCCCGCTGCGCGAGCGCAACACGCTGCTCATGGCGGCGGGCTTCGCGCCGGTCTATTCGGAGAACGAGCTGGACGGGCCGCGCATGACGGCGGCGCGCGAGGCGGTGGAGCTGGTGCTCTCCGGACACGAGCCCTACCCGGCGCTCGCGGTGGACCGTCACTGGCACCTCGTCACCGCCAACCGCGCGGTGGGGGTGCTCCTGGAGGGCATCCCCGGCGAGCTGCTCCAGCCTCCCGTCAACGTGCTGCGGCTGAGCCTGCACCCGGACGGCCTGGGTCGGCGCATCCTCAACCTGGAGCAGTGGCGCACGCACGTGCTGGCGCGGCTGCAGCGCCAGGTGTCGACCACCGCGGACGCGACGCTGGCGGAGCTGCTGGAGGAGCTGCGGGGCATGGGGCCCGTGCCGGACGGCGCGGCCGAGCCAGACTATGCGGGCGTGGTGGTGCCGCTTCGCATCATGACGCCCCGGGGCGTGCTGTCCTTCATCGGCACGACGACGGTGTTCGGCACGCCGGTGGACATCACCCTGGCGGAGCTGGCGATTGAGTCCTTCTTCCCCGCGGACGCGGCGACGGGAGACCTGCTGCGCCGCGCCGCCGCCGAGGCCGCTCGACACTCCGACGCGTGA
- a CDS encoding mannose-1-phosphate guanylyltransferase: MALYPVIMAGGSGTRFWPLSRQARPKQFLPLASKLPLITDTAQRLKGLATVKNTFIVCGPLHAKAALKLVKGLPKPNLLVEPVARNTAPAIALAAVQVAARDPKGVMVVLPSDHHVADVPGFKRVLEQAARIAEGGHIVTLGIQPNRPETGYGYIQVGDALGGGGRAVKAFKEKPDTDTAKAYVSSGEYLWNGGIFVFRADVILAAFAQHMPEMKKGLKALSDAAGKRTFGAVLKKVFPKLPSISIDYGVMEKASNIAVLPGDFGWSDVGSFAAIPEVRPADAHGNVISGDLAVVVDCKGCIVLADKRPLSVVGLTDVVVVDSGDAVLVVPREKSQDVRKVVEALKARKLQKYL, translated from the coding sequence ATGGCCCTCTACCCCGTCATCATGGCCGGTGGCTCCGGCACGCGCTTCTGGCCGCTGTCCCGGCAGGCGCGCCCCAAGCAGTTCCTCCCGCTCGCCTCGAAGCTGCCGCTCATCACCGACACGGCCCAGCGCCTCAAGGGCCTGGCCACGGTGAAGAACACCTTCATCGTGTGTGGCCCGCTGCACGCGAAGGCCGCCCTGAAGCTGGTGAAGGGCCTGCCCAAGCCCAACCTCCTGGTGGAGCCCGTGGCCCGCAACACCGCGCCCGCCATCGCGCTCGCCGCGGTGCAGGTGGCCGCCCGCGACCCGAAGGGCGTCATGGTGGTGCTGCCCTCCGACCACCACGTGGCCGACGTGCCGGGTTTCAAGCGCGTGCTGGAGCAGGCCGCGCGCATCGCCGAAGGGGGCCACATCGTCACCCTGGGCATCCAGCCCAACCGCCCGGAGACGGGCTACGGCTACATCCAGGTGGGCGACGCGCTGGGGGGCGGTGGCCGCGCGGTGAAGGCGTTCAAGGAGAAGCCCGACACGGACACGGCGAAGGCCTACGTGTCGTCGGGTGAGTACCTGTGGAACGGCGGCATCTTCGTCTTCCGCGCGGACGTCATCCTGGCCGCCTTCGCGCAGCACATGCCGGAGATGAAGAAGGGCCTCAAGGCGCTCAGTGACGCCGCCGGCAAGCGCACCTTCGGCGCGGTGCTCAAGAAGGTGTTCCCCAAGCTGCCCTCCATCTCCATCGACTACGGCGTGATGGAGAAGGCCTCCAACATCGCGGTGCTGCCGGGGGACTTCGGCTGGTCGGACGTCGGCTCCTTCGCGGCCATCCCCGAGGTGCGCCCCGCCGACGCGCACGGCAACGTCATCTCCGGCGACCTGGCCGTCGTGGTGGACTGCAAGGGCTGCATCGTCCTCGCCGACAAGCGCCCGCTGTCCGTCGTGGGCCTCACCGACGTGGTGGTGGTGGACTCCGGCGACGCGGTGCTGGTGGTGCCCCGCGAGAAGAGCCAGGACGTGCGCAAGGTGGTCGAGGCCCTCAAGGCCCGCAAGCTGCAGAAGTACCTGTAG
- a CDS encoding cation-translocating P-type ATPase: MHEPPPAAPGQDATAPVRGSVPWHSLPAERVFEHLGSGPMGLTDEQARERLSRHGPNVLERQKGEGPLKLLWRQVNSPFIWVLIVSAVLAVVMGKVTDGLVVAAVVVLNTLIGFVQEFRAGKAIEALSRMVPQNATVVRAGHKRAVPAAELVPGDVVEIAAGDKVPADMRLVGSRNLQVEEAALTGESVPAAKQSSVVEEDAELGDRTSVVFGGTLVTSGVGQAVVIATGGATELGRISEMLSEATDLQTPLTKALASIAMVITVAILVVSVLLLGVGLWRGYDISEAVVVAITLAVAAIPEGLPAIVTIALAIGVQRMAARRAVIRKLPAVETLGSTTVICSDKTGTLTRNEMTVQALWTPTGRYTVTGVGYAPRGELRRDGPALSESLLPEDAKELLLAGALCNDAALEGADGDWRMTGDPTEGALVVAAQKAGLRVEESRARFARVDAIPFESENQFMATLHDDGREGRVLLLKGAPEVVLARCELDGAVSREAVLEEVERLARRGMRVLAVASRQVPEAKDQLALEDVEGGLELLGLQGMMDPPREEAIEAVRACHEAGIVVKMITGDHLATAEAIGAKLGLHEPGRPGVAGAKLGALDDAQLAHVAESTNVFARVAPEHKLRLVRALQARGHVVAMTGDGVNDAPALKQANIGVAMGITGTAVSKEAADIVLTDDNFASIAAAVEEGRRVYDNLIKSLAFVLPTNLGLALILLCGVAFFPIQDIGGKAVPLMAMLPTQLLWINLVATVSLALPLAFEAREPDVMRRRPRRPDAPVLSHFVVMRTGLVALLMAAGAIGLFLWEYSREVPAVGHARALAEAQTMAVNTVISFQIFYMVMCRTLTGSVRKVGLFSNPTVFMGIGALVLLQLAFMYVPFMRSVFGTAPLSLEAIGLSVLVGAVVLPAVGLEKWLRGRKDGGAVPRPRAREREDEEHTPPTGRRERLPA, from the coding sequence ATGCACGAGCCGCCACCCGCCGCGCCTGGCCAGGACGCGACTGCGCCCGTGCGGGGCAGCGTCCCCTGGCATTCCCTTCCCGCTGAGAGAGTCTTCGAGCACCTGGGCAGCGGACCCATGGGACTGACGGACGAGCAGGCGCGCGAGCGGCTCTCCCGCCACGGGCCCAATGTCCTGGAGCGACAGAAGGGCGAGGGGCCGCTGAAGCTGTTGTGGCGTCAGGTGAACAGTCCGTTCATCTGGGTGCTCATCGTGTCGGCGGTGTTGGCGGTGGTGATGGGGAAGGTGACGGACGGGCTCGTGGTGGCCGCCGTGGTGGTGCTCAACACGCTCATCGGCTTCGTGCAGGAGTTCCGCGCGGGCAAGGCCATCGAGGCGCTCAGCCGGATGGTGCCGCAGAACGCGACGGTGGTGCGCGCGGGCCACAAGCGCGCGGTGCCCGCCGCGGAGCTGGTGCCCGGGGACGTGGTGGAGATTGCCGCGGGGGACAAGGTGCCCGCGGACATGCGGCTGGTGGGCTCGCGCAACCTCCAGGTGGAGGAGGCCGCGCTCACGGGCGAGTCCGTGCCGGCGGCGAAGCAGTCCTCGGTGGTGGAGGAGGACGCGGAGTTGGGGGACAGGACGAGCGTCGTCTTCGGCGGCACGCTGGTGACGTCGGGGGTGGGGCAGGCCGTGGTCATCGCGACGGGAGGCGCCACGGAGCTGGGGCGCATCTCGGAGATGTTGAGCGAAGCGACGGATTTGCAGACGCCGCTGACGAAGGCGCTCGCGAGCATCGCCATGGTCATCACCGTGGCCATCCTCGTGGTGTCGGTGCTGTTGCTCGGGGTGGGGCTGTGGCGCGGCTATGACATCAGCGAGGCGGTGGTGGTGGCCATCACCCTGGCGGTGGCGGCGATTCCGGAGGGCCTGCCCGCCATCGTCACCATCGCCCTGGCCATCGGCGTGCAGCGCATGGCGGCCCGGCGCGCGGTCATCCGCAAGCTCCCCGCGGTGGAGACGTTGGGCAGCACCACCGTCATCTGCTCGGACAAGACGGGCACGCTCACGCGCAACGAGATGACGGTGCAGGCCTTGTGGACGCCGACGGGGCGCTACACCGTCACCGGCGTGGGGTACGCGCCTCGGGGCGAGCTGCGCCGCGACGGGCCCGCGCTCAGCGAGTCGCTGCTGCCCGAGGACGCGAAGGAGCTGTTGCTCGCCGGCGCGCTGTGCAACGACGCGGCGCTCGAGGGGGCCGACGGCGATTGGCGCATGACGGGCGACCCGACGGAGGGCGCGCTGGTGGTGGCGGCGCAGAAGGCGGGCCTGCGCGTGGAGGAGTCCCGTGCGCGCTTCGCCCGCGTGGACGCCATCCCGTTCGAGTCGGAGAACCAGTTCATGGCCACGCTGCACGACGATGGCCGCGAGGGCCGCGTGCTGCTCCTCAAGGGCGCGCCCGAGGTCGTCCTGGCCCGCTGTGAGCTGGACGGCGCCGTGTCCCGCGAGGCGGTGCTGGAAGAAGTGGAGCGACTGGCGCGGCGGGGCATGCGCGTGCTCGCGGTGGCGTCCCGGCAGGTGCCCGAGGCGAAGGACCAGCTCGCGCTGGAGGACGTGGAGGGCGGGCTGGAGCTGCTGGGCCTGCAGGGGATGATGGACCCTCCGCGCGAGGAGGCCATCGAGGCGGTGCGCGCCTGTCACGAGGCGGGCATCGTCGTGAAGATGATTACCGGCGACCACCTGGCGACGGCGGAGGCCATCGGCGCGAAGCTGGGCCTGCACGAGCCGGGGAGGCCGGGCGTCGCGGGCGCGAAGCTGGGCGCGCTGGATGACGCGCAGCTGGCGCACGTGGCCGAGAGCACGAATGTCTTCGCGCGCGTGGCGCCGGAGCACAAGCTGCGCCTGGTGCGCGCGCTCCAGGCGCGAGGGCACGTGGTGGCGATGACGGGTGACGGGGTGAACGACGCGCCCGCGCTCAAGCAGGCGAACATCGGCGTGGCGATGGGAATCACCGGGACGGCGGTGTCCAAGGAGGCGGCGGACATCGTGCTCACGGATGACAACTTCGCCTCCATCGCGGCGGCGGTGGAGGAGGGGCGGCGCGTCTACGACAACCTCATCAAGTCGCTCGCCTTCGTGCTGCCCACCAACCTGGGGCTCGCGCTCATCCTGTTGTGCGGTGTGGCGTTCTTCCCCATCCAGGACATCGGCGGGAAGGCGGTGCCGCTGATGGCGATGCTGCCCACGCAGCTGCTCTGGATAAACCTGGTGGCCACGGTGTCGCTCGCGCTGCCGCTGGCGTTCGAGGCGCGTGAGCCGGACGTGATGCGCAGGAGGCCGCGTCGACCTGACGCGCCGGTGCTCAGTCACTTCGTGGTGATGCGCACGGGGCTGGTCGCGTTGTTGATGGCGGCGGGGGCCATCGGCCTGTTCCTCTGGGAGTACTCGCGCGAGGTGCCGGCGGTGGGGCACGCGCGGGCGCTGGCCGAGGCGCAGACGATGGCGGTGAACACCGTCATCAGCTTCCAGATTTTCTACATGGTGATGTGCCGCACCCTCACCGGCTCGGTGCGCAAGGTGGGCCTGTTCAGCAACCCCACGGTGTTCATGGGCATTGGCGCGCTGGTGCTGCTGCAGCTCGCCTTCATGTACGTGCCCTTCATGCGGAGCGTCTTCGGCACCGCGCCGCTGTCGCTGGAGGCCATCGGCCTGTCCGTGCTGGTGGGCGCGGTGGTGCTGCCCGCCGTCGGACTGGAGAAGTGGCTGCGCGGGCGCAAGGACGGAGGCGCGGTGCCGCGGCCCCGCGCTCGCGAGCGGGAGGACGAGGAGCACACGCCGCCGACGGGGCGCCGCGAGCGGCTGCCCGCGTGA
- the tpx gene encoding thiol peroxidase has product MAEFKDQVTYRGKPVTLEGDRQVQVGDLAPDFTVYKGFYESHRLSELKGQVVVLSVAPSVDTKVCAIQLRMFNQQATQLGPDVKVWYLSLDLPFALNRFSAAEGIQNVAVLSDYKDRDFARKYGLYMKELGLLARSTFVVDREGRVVFREVVPEMMHEPDYDAALEAVRKAL; this is encoded by the coding sequence ATGGCCGAGTTCAAGGACCAGGTCACCTACCGTGGGAAGCCGGTGACGCTGGAGGGCGACAGGCAGGTGCAGGTGGGCGACCTCGCGCCCGACTTCACCGTGTACAAGGGCTTCTACGAGTCCCACCGCCTGTCGGAGCTCAAGGGGCAGGTGGTGGTGTTGAGCGTGGCGCCGAGCGTGGACACCAAGGTCTGCGCCATCCAGCTGCGCATGTTCAACCAGCAGGCGACGCAGCTGGGGCCGGACGTGAAGGTCTGGTACCTGAGCCTGGACCTGCCCTTCGCCCTCAACCGCTTCAGCGCGGCCGAGGGCATCCAGAACGTGGCGGTGCTGTCGGACTACAAGGACCGGGACTTCGCGCGGAAGTATGGCCTGTACATGAAGGAGCTGGGCCTGCTCGCGCGCAGCACCTTCGTGGTGGACCGCGAGGGCCGGGTGGTGTTCCGCGAGGTGGTCCCGGAGATGATGCACGAGCCGGACTACGACGCCGCGCTGGAGGCGGTGCGCAAGGCGCTCTGA
- a CDS encoding NADPH-dependent FMN reductase, translated as MSAPRILAIAGSLRTGGFNQKLLALGVEKARALGADVDVVDLKTLGVPLYDGDVEAQGMPPSVVALRERVAKAQGFLISSPEYNSSIPGGLKNTIDWASRAPGRLFQGKWTALMGASPGNFGTARMQPHLRQVMSSVGALVLPTQVHLARAAEAFTPEGRFKDDARQQEVEALVTELVQRVKG; from the coding sequence GTGAGCGCACCTCGCATCCTGGCCATCGCGGGCAGCCTGCGCACCGGCGGTTTCAACCAGAAGCTCCTGGCGCTGGGCGTGGAGAAGGCCCGCGCGCTCGGCGCCGACGTGGACGTGGTCGACTTGAAGACGCTGGGCGTGCCGCTCTACGACGGTGACGTGGAGGCCCAGGGGATGCCCCCGAGCGTCGTCGCCCTGCGCGAGCGGGTGGCGAAGGCCCAGGGCTTCCTCATCTCGAGCCCCGAGTACAACTCGTCGATTCCGGGCGGCCTGAAGAACACCATCGACTGGGCGTCGCGCGCGCCCGGCCGGCTGTTCCAGGGCAAGTGGACCGCCCTCATGGGCGCCAGCCCCGGCAACTTCGGCACCGCGCGCATGCAGCCGCACCTGCGGCAGGTGATGTCGTCGGTGGGCGCGCTGGTGCTGCCCACGCAGGTGCACCTGGCGCGGGCCGCGGAGGCCTTCACGCCGGAGGGCCGGTTCAAGGACGACGCGCGGCAGCAGGAAGTCGAGGCGCTGGTGACCGAGCTGGTCCAGCGCGTGAAAGGCTAG